A stretch of the Arachis stenosperma cultivar V10309 chromosome 6, arast.V10309.gnm1.PFL2, whole genome shotgun sequence genome encodes the following:
- the LOC130932855 gene encoding omega-hydroxypalmitate O-feruloyl transferase — MAMTNGNSGGFKVSVKLTSEPSLVAPAEETKKGMYFLSNLDQNIAVIVRTVYCFKSAERGNEKAAVVMKNALKKVLVQYYPLAGRLSISSEGKLIVDCTGEGALYVEAEANCEMEEIGDITKPDPATLGMLVYNIPDAKHILQMPPLVAQVTKFKCGGFSVGLCMNHCMFDGIGAMEFVNSWGEVARELPLSIPPFLDRSILKAREPPKIEFIHKEFADIEDKSSTNTLYEDDMVYRSFCFDPEKLKSLKAKAMEDGVLDSCTTFEVLSAFVWIARTKALKMLPHQETKLLFAVDGRAKFNPPLPKGYFGNGIVLTNSVCQAGELTEKPFSYAVSLIQNAIKMVTDSYMRSAIDYFEVTRARPSLACTLLITTWSRLSFHTTDFGWGEPVLSGPVSLPEKEVILFLSHGIERRNINVLLGLPAPVMKIFQDLMMQI, encoded by the exons atgGCAATGACGAATGGAAACAGCGGCGGTTTCAAAGTAAGCGTGAAGCTAACAAGTGAACCAAGTCTAGTTGCTCCAGcagaagaaacaaagaaaggaaTGTATTTTCTATCTAACCTTGACCAGAACATTGCGGTGATCGTGAGAACCGTATACTGCTTCAAAAGCGCGGAGAGGGGGAACGAGAAGGCGGCGGTTGTGATGAAGAACGCGTTGAAGAAGGTGCTTGTACAGTATTACCCTCTTGCTGGGAGGCTGAGCATAAGTTCAGAGGGGAAGCTTATAGTGGACTGCACTGGTGAGGGTGCACTCTATGTGGAAGCTGAAGCAAACTGTGAAATGGAAGAGATTGGTGATATCACAAAGCCAGACCCTGCCACTCTTGGTATGTTGGTTTATAACATACCTGATGCAAAGCACATACTTCAGATGCCTCCTTTGGTTGCCcag GTGACTAAGTTCAAGTGTGGAGGATTCTCTGTTGGATTGTGCATGAACCACTGCATGTTTGATGGAATAGGAGCCATGGAGTTTGTGAACTCATGGGGAGAAGTAGCAAGAGAGCTTCCACTCTCAATTCCTCCATTCCTAGACAGAAGCATTCTGAAGGCAAGGGAGCCACCAAAGATAGAGTTTATTCACAAAGAATTCGCTGACATAGAAGACAAGTCAAGCACCAACACCTTGTATGAAGATGACATGGTTTATAGGTCCTTCTGCTTTGACCCTGAGAAGCTCAAGAGCCTCAAGGCTAAGGCAATGGAAGATGGGGTTCTTGATTCTTGCACCACTTTTGAAGTGCTCTCTGCCTTTGTGTGGATTGCAAGAACCAAGGCTCTCAAGATGTTGCCTCACCAAGAGACTAAGCTTCTCTTTGCTGTTGATGGCAGGGCCAAGTTTAATCCTCCTCTTCCCAAAGGATATTTTGGAAATGGAATTGTGCTCACAAATTCTGTCTGCCAAGCAG GTGAACTTACAGAAAAGCCCTTCTCATATGCTGTGAGTCTAATTCAAAATGCAATAAAGATGGTGACAGACAGTTACATGAGATCAGCAATAGATTATTTTGAGGTGACAAGGGCAAGGCCATCACTGGCATGCACCCTTTTGATCACAACATGGTCAAGGTTGTCATTTCACACCACTGATTTTGGTTGGGGTGAGCCTGTTCTCTCAGGCCCAGTTTCATTGCCTGAGAAGGAAGTCATCTTGTTCCTCTCTCATGGCATTGAAAGGAGAAACATCAATGTCCTTCTTGGTTTGCCTGCTCCTGTCATGAAGATCTTCCAAGACTTGATGATGCAGATTTAA